In a single window of the Anguilla rostrata isolate EN2019 chromosome 4, ASM1855537v3, whole genome shotgun sequence genome:
- the chst2b gene encoding carbohydrate sulfotransferase 2 → MRSKQYQQLKLIAPWEKDAGFGRRLRTYRNHSKIIAQPGIVMKVLRRKRIVLFIAYFLLLVLTMLNLANYKWTKEPQQCNQMRSTPYQSRSDIRFLYRPSLAKKRQLIYVLTTWRSGSSFFGELFNQNPEVFFLYEPMWHIWQKLYPGDAVSLQGAARDMLSSLYRCDLSVFQLYNSPGGKNFTSLGLFGATLNKVICSYPLCSAYRKDVVGMVDDKVCKKCPPQSLRLLEEECLKYSTVVIKGVRILDVNVLAPLMEDPSLDLKVIHLVRDPRAVANSRIKSRHGLIRENLQVVRSRDPKLRRIPFVDPNHKANKKDGSDYHSIGAMEVICDRTSRTLRTALNPPSWLKGKYMAVRYEDLVDNPIKTLRLVYRFVNLTANHDIESFAMNMTSGTSSSSKPFIVSARNATQAASAWRTLLSIQQIKQVEDYCHHSMALLGYERVRTAGEAKDLSKSLLTVPKL, encoded by the coding sequence ATGAGAAGCAAACAATATCAACAACTTAAGTTAATAGCACCCTGGGAAAAGGATGCTGGCTTTGGAAGAAGGCTCAGAACATACAGAAATCACTCTAAAATAATTGCTCAACCAGGTATCGTGATGAAAGTGTTACGCAGAAAGAGGATTGTCTTGTTCATTGCGTATTTTTTACTGCTGGTCTTAACAATGTTGAACCTGGCGAACTACAAATGGACTAAAGAGCCACAACAATGCAACCAGATGAGGAGCACTCCTTATCAAAGCAGATCCGATATCCGCTTTCTATACAGACCCTCGCTGGCTAAAAAAAGACAGCTAATATACGTTTTGACAACTTGGCGATCGGGATCCTCCTTTTTTGGAGAGCTCTTTAACCAAAAtccagaagtgttttttttgtacgaGCCAATGTGGCACATCTGGCAGAAACTGTACCCCGGGGACGCGGTATCTCTGCAAGGGGCTGCTAGAGACATGCTAAGTTCTTTGTATCGCTGTGACCTCTCCGTTTTCCAACTGTATAACAGCCCAGGTGGCAAGAATTTTACCTCCCTCGGGCTCTTTGGGGCTACGCTTAATAAGGTAATTTGCTCGTATCCCCTCTGCTCCGCTTACAGAAAAGACGTTGTGGGGATGGTGGACGACAAAGTGTGCAAAAAGTGCCCGCCTCAGAGTTTAAGGCTCCTGGAAGAGGAGTGTCTCAAGTACAGTACTGTGGTTATAAAAGGGGTACGAATTTTGGACGTTAACGTTTTAGCCCCACTGATGGAGGATCCATCTTTAGACCTGAAAGTGATTCACCTGGTGAGAGACCCCAGGGCCGTAGCTAATTCAAGGATCAAGTCGAGACACGGGTTGATCCGTGAAAACTTACAAGTGGTCAGAAGCAGGGACCCCAAACTTCGCCGGATACCTTTCGTGGACCCCAAccataaagcaaacaaaaaagatgGCTCGGACTATCATTCAATTGGAGCTATGGAAGTAATATGTGATCGGACCTCCAGAACTTTGAGAACTGCCTTAAATCCACCGAGCTGGCTCAAGGGGAAATACATGGCTGTTCGTTACGAAGATCTGGTCGATAATCCAATTAAAACTTTACGGCTCGTTTATCGCTTTGTTAATCTGACCGCCAACCATGACATAGAGTCTTTCGCTATGAACATGACGAGTGGTACAAGCTCATCATCTAAGCCTTTCATTGTGTCAGCCAGGAATGCGACACAAGCCGCCAGTGCGTGGAGAACTCTGCTCAGcattcaacaaataaaacaagtagAAGACTATTGTCACCACTCAATGGCTTTGCTTGGATACGAGCGCGTAAGAACAGCTGGTGAAGCAAAGGATCTGAGTAAATCCTTACTGACAGTCCCAAAACTGTGA